Within the Nocardioides humi genome, the region CCCATGCAGCAGCGGTACGTCGGCGCCAGCGGCCTCCGGGTCTCGCGCCTCGCCCTCGGCACGATGACCTGGGGCAAGGACACCGACGAGCACGAGGCCCGCGACCAGCTCACGGCGTTCGTCGCGGCCGGGGGGACGACGGTCGACACCGCCGCCGGGTACACCGACGGCCGCTCCGAGGCGCTGCTCGGGTCGCTGCTGGGCGATGTCGTACGCCGCGACGAGCTGGTGCTGGCCACGAAGGCGGGGATCTGGCGCCGCGGCTCCGAGCGGGTGACCGACACCTCCCGCGGGGCGATGCTGCGGGGGCTCGACACGTCCCTCAAGCGGCTCGGCACCGACCACGTCGACCTGTGGCAGGTGCACATCTGGAGCGACGACGTACCGCTCGAGGAGACGCTGGGGGCCCTCGACCACGCGGTCGCCAGCGGCCGGGCGACGTACGTCGGCATCTCGAACTTCAACGGCTGGCAGACCGCCCGCGCGGTGACCCTGCAGGAGGCCGCCGCGGGACGGGCACGGATCGCGTCGACGCAGATGGAGTACTCCCTGGTCAACCGGCGCGTCGAGCGGGAGGTGCTGCCGGCCGCCGAGGCGCTCGGCCTGGGCCTGTTCCCGTGGTCGCCGCTGGGCCGCGGGGTGCTGACCGGCAAGTACCGCACCGGCACGCCGTCGGACTCCCGCGCCGCCTCGCCGGTCTTCGCCGGCTTCGTCGACGCCTATCTCGACGACGACAGCCGCGGCATCGTCGAGGCCGTCGCGCGGGCGGCCGACGGCCTCGGCTGGACGCCGCTCGAGGTGGCGCTGGTGTGGGTCCGCGACTCCCCCGGGGTCACCGCGCCGGTCGTCGGCGCCCGGACCGCCGCCCAGCTCGTGGGCGCGCTGGGCTCGGAGGAGAAGGTGCTGCCACCGGAGATCCGGGCGGCGCTGGACGACGTCTCGGGAGGTGCGGCATGAGCCGGTCCCTGCTGCGTCCCGGCGTGATGCGCGGCCTGGGTCGCGGGGTGGAGTGGGAGTTCGACCGGGTGACCTTCGACCGGGAGTTCTCCCGCAACACGGTCGCCAAGCTGCTCACCGAGCGCGCCGAGCACGGCGGCTGGGAGCTCGACCGGGTGCAGATCGGGCCGGACGGACGTCGCCGCGTCGTGCTCCGGCGCAAGATCATCCGGGCCGTCCGCACCGCCTGAAATTGTTGCGGTTTGGTCCCAAACCGCAACAATTCGGGCCCGGGACGTGCGGTTTGTGCCCAATCCCGAACTGGTCAGACCTGGTCGAGGAACCTGTCCATCACCCGCGCCCCGAACTCCAGCGCGTCGACCGGGACCCGCTCGTCGACGCCGTGGAAGAGCGCGGTGAAGTCGAGGTCGTCGGGCAGCCGCAGCGGCGCGAAGCCGTAGGAGCGCATGCCGAGCTTGGTGAAGTGCTTGGCGTCGGTGCCGCCGCTCATCAGGTACGGCGCGACCAGCGCGCCGGGGTCCACCGCCAGCAGGCTTCGGGTCATCGCGTCGACCAGCGCGCCGTCGTACGGCGTCTCCCAGGGCGGCTGGTTGGAGACGAAGTCGATGTCGATGCCCTCGCCGGTCAGCTCCGCCAGGGTCGCGAAGAACTCGTCCTCGAATCCCGGCAGGAACCGGCCGTCGACGTGGGCGGTCGCGTCGGTGGGGATGACGTTGACCTTGTAGCCGGCCTCCAGCATGGTCGGGTTGGTCGAGTTGCGCAGCACGGCGCCGAGCATCCGCGCGGCGCCGCCGAACTCCTCCACCAGCGCGGGGGCGTTCTCCGGGGTCGCCTCGACGCCGGCCAGCTCGCCGACGGTCGCGAGCAGGGTCCGCATGGTGGGCGTGAGCCGGACCGGCCAGTCGTGGGCGCCGATCCTCGCGACCGCGGCCGCGAGGCGGGTCACCGCGTTGTCGTCGTTGAGCATCGAGCCGTGACCAGCGCGGCCGCGGGCGCTCAGGCGCATCCAGGCCATGCCCTTCTCGGCCGCCTCGATGAGGTACAAGCGGCGCCCGCGGATCGTCGTACTGAAGCCGCCGACCTCGCCGACCGCCTCGGTGCAGCCGTCGAACCACTCCGCATGGTCCTCGACGAGCAGCTGGGCGCCCTCGTGGCCGCCGGCCTCCTCGTCGGCGGTGAAGCAGAGCACGACCTCCCGCTCGGGGACCCGGCCGGCACGCTGACGCGCGCGGACGACCGAGAGCAGCATCGCGTCGAAGTCCTTCATGTCGACCGCGCCCCGGCCCCAGACGTAGCCGTCCTGGACCTCGCCGCTGAACGGGTGCACCTGCCAGTCCTCCGCCGCAGCCGGTACGACGTCCAGGTGGCCGTGCAGCAGCAGCGCGCCGCGCTCCGTCGTCGCCGGCGTGCCGCTGCCGCCCCAGCGGGCCAGCACGTTCGCCCGACCCGGCCGGGTCTCGACCACCTCGGCGGCGATCCCGACCTCGTCGAGCAGTCCCGCGACGTGCTCGGCCGCCTTCCGCTCCCCCGGGCCCTCGCCGCCGCCGTAGTTGGAGGTGTCGATCCGGATCAGCTCGCGGCACAGCTCGACCACCTCGCCGGCGACGTCGACCGCGGCGCCGCGCGTGGTCTCGGCACCGGTCTCAGAGCTGGTCTCGGGGGTGCTGGAATCGGGCATGTCGCCATCGTCGCACGCCGCTCGGGACTAGCGTTCTCACCGTGGCCCCTCCCGACTGGAAGAACTACGACCCCGACCCGTCCCCGGCCGACGAGCCCAGGGAGACGATCCAGCGGTACACCCCGCCCAGCGCCCGGGCCGGCCGGGGACGAGGCGTGGTCCTCCTGGCCGTGGCGGGCGCGGTCGCCGTCGTCGGGGTGGGCGTGGCGGTCGCCGCGCGCAGCCTGGCCGGCCCGGACGACCCGCAGACGGCGGAGGGCTTCGCCGCCCTGCTCGAGGACCTGGCGGACGAGACCGGCGGCACGACCGTGCTCAGCGCCGTGATCTACCCCGGCTACGCCATCGTGGACGTCGCGGTCGCCGAGGGCGACGAGCGGGTGATCAGCTATCGCTGGGACGGCGGTCTCGACGAGTGGAACAAGACGACCAACGACGACCCGTCCTTTGACCTGGCCGGTGCCGACAGCAGCCAGTTCGAGCGCATGTGCGAGGAGGTCCTCGCGACGGTCGACGACCCCGGGAAGTGCTACCTCAGCATCCGGCGCCCCGACGATGACGACGAGACGCCGGGCTGGATCTCGGCGTACACGAGCAACGAGTTCGGCCAGAGCAGCTACATCGAGTACGACCTCGACGGGGCCGAGGTCGAGCGCCACACCCCCTGAGCCCCGCCGCGGGCTCAGGGTGCGTCGAGCGCGCGGAGGTAGCGGCCCGTCATCGCCGCCTGCACCCACCGGGTGAGCGGCCCGCCCGCCCGCGCCAGGAGCGACGCCGGCCGGGAGAACGCCGCCACCGTGAAGGTCAGCGCGCCGTCCGAACCGCGCTCGATCACGAAGAGCTCCTCCCCGGCCTCGGGATGCCCCGGCAGCGTCCCGTAGGCGAAGCCCCTCCGATCGGGCTCGTCCACCACCCGCACCACCCGGCACGGGATCCGGATCCC harbors:
- a CDS encoding M20/M25/M40 family metallo-hydrolase: MPDSSTPETSSETGAETTRGAAVDVAGEVVELCRELIRIDTSNYGGGEGPGERKAAEHVAGLLDEVGIAAEVVETRPGRANVLARWGGSGTPATTERGALLLHGHLDVVPAAAEDWQVHPFSGEVQDGYVWGRGAVDMKDFDAMLLSVVRARQRAGRVPEREVVLCFTADEEAGGHEGAQLLVEDHAEWFDGCTEAVGEVGGFSTTIRGRRLYLIEAAEKGMAWMRLSARGRAGHGSMLNDDNAVTRLAAAVARIGAHDWPVRLTPTMRTLLATVGELAGVEATPENAPALVEEFGGAARMLGAVLRNSTNPTMLEAGYKVNVIPTDATAHVDGRFLPGFEDEFFATLAELTGEGIDIDFVSNQPPWETPYDGALVDAMTRSLLAVDPGALVAPYLMSGGTDAKHFTKLGMRSYGFAPLRLPDDLDFTALFHGVDERVPVDALEFGARVMDRFLDQV
- a CDS encoding aldo/keto reductase, whose protein sequence is MQQRYVGASGLRVSRLALGTMTWGKDTDEHEARDQLTAFVAAGGTTVDTAAGYTDGRSEALLGSLLGDVVRRDELVLATKAGIWRRGSERVTDTSRGAMLRGLDTSLKRLGTDHVDLWQVHIWSDDVPLEETLGALDHAVASGRATYVGISNFNGWQTARAVTLQEAAAGRARIASTQMEYSLVNRRVEREVLPAAEALGLGLFPWSPLGRGVLTGKYRTGTPSDSRAASPVFAGFVDAYLDDDSRGIVEAVARAADGLGWTPLEVALVWVRDSPGVTAPVVGARTAAQLVGALGSEEKVLPPEIRAALDDVSGGAA
- a CDS encoding DUF5703 family protein; amino-acid sequence: MSRSLLRPGVMRGLGRGVEWEFDRVTFDREFSRNTVAKLLTERAEHGGWELDRVQIGPDGRRRVVLRRKIIRAVRTA